The Vespula vulgaris chromosome 3, iyVesVulg1.1, whole genome shotgun sequence DNA window ctccgtctgcctctttttctctctctttctctctctctctctttattctatAATTAGATCCGTAATTTCTTGATAcaattgaacaaaaaattgCAACCGAcgattgtctctctctctctttcttcattcgaTCTGCACGTGACTATTCTCGAGCACACATCAAGTACACGATTCCAATATCCGTGACGTAACGACGACTCTGACGTTCGCGCTTCTAAGACTGCAGGCCAATCCGTGTCTTGTCGCATGATTCGCAAAAACCATATCTGCTATCGTTGCTTTGCAAATTTACTTAACCGCTTTACCGTTCGGgacatatgtaaaaataatatatggaattttttctaaaaggagagagagagagagagagagagagagagaaagagaggaagagaaaaagagaaaagaatagaatgaaaaaagaaaagaagaaaaagaaaaggaagaaagaggaagcaGAAAGATCAAACGGAGTtgattattcttcttcttcgttctaaattttcatttcaacgtGTTCCCGCGGATACGTCAAGTTTTACGTAGAAAAGGCCTAGATCTCGAACTGAAATCTTTGGTGGCATCAACGAACAACGATCTAGAACGCGGAGCatgcgagcgaacgaacgactacttctgtatgtatgtatgtatataggtgtatacgcacatacatacatatataggagGTGAATGAAATTACAGTCACGTATCTACCGCGCTACTCTTGTAACCTCTCGAAGTTTACACAACGTTAGATGTCCTCCTCTTTACAGCACCAACCCCTCCGTCCACGTTGAATTCCTTCTACAAAGCGGACCTTGTTCAGCGCGTATACCGCAGAAATTCCATGCCGTCTATGGAaacgttctctcttctcttcccttctcatatttttcctttttttttcttttctttcctttctttcactttttcattattatctttttagataaaaagaaaatttttggcACGTACAAAATTTGAGCCatgacgaataaaataaaactatagaATTTCTACCGAATAATTACAaaacgatacaaaaaaaaaaacaagaaagagggagagagagaaaaagaaaaatacaatagaACGCTATGTCGGGTACTAACTTctactttataattatttgataagCTCATAGAAAAGGCGAAAACAGTGGAAACTTAATTGATCATAGGAAAAGGCTATCTACTACCACGTGTTTTACCACATGAAgttacacgcacatatatacgtagataaacATATACGAAGATAAGAAGTACATACACAACGATCGATAGAGTACCGCTCTGATCGAGCAAAAACCGAGCTGCTGACGGCAagaagacagacagatagatagatggagaggagagagagagagaaagagagagagaaagagagagagagagaagacaggCAAACGGAAACGGCGTCGCGTTGATACGCAGGAGTACGTCTCGAATagcaaaaagaatataatacgCGCTGTCACGTTTCTTATCCCGAAAGGCAAAAGAGAAGCCGTGCCGCAAGTGCAAGGAGGATATGATCAGTGTTTCTGGAATACAAAGTTGTTGCATATACCAGGTTCGGGAACGTCTGCGTTCCGTCTGCGTTTCGTTTCTGAtaggttctctctctctctctctctgtgtgtgccTGCCTGAACGTGTCTCTATCATTCTGTCTGCCTGAATGTTCTGTCTGTCTGAATCTgtctatccctctctttctatctgcttcgatatctctctctctttctttctttcaaccacacccccatctctctctctctctatccttcctGTTGGGGCCCactatattctctctctctctctctctcgtctggTTTCGCCTCAGCACGGCCATACCGCTGGTGCGGTCGTGCGGTCACGTTGATCGATCGTTACCGTGTAACGAAATACGGTCCCCGCCGTCCGTTTCTCCTTGAGCGCGCTCTTTGAAAAGGGCGCAGGAcggagggaagaagaaaagaaaaacgaacgaacgaacgaaagaaagaaagaaagaaagaaagaaagagaaagaaagaaagaaggaaggaagaaggagaaagagatagtagaagaagagcagaaggaagaagaagaagaggataaggtggagaaggaggaggaagaggagtggagatggaagagaaggaggaggaggtgaaggaggaggaggtgaaggaggaggaggtgaaggaggaggaagaaatcCAAGACCGTCTCGGCTTTCTAGGGAGATACGTCGTCTTGGTAGAGCGAGGAGAACGGATAAGGATGCCCGCGGGCGTACCTACTGACTGCTGCGACGTTCCATCGGCGCAGCCGCCGtccttttcgtctctctctctcatctctctctttctttctttctttctttctttccttccttctttttcctacaCTACCGTACGCCTATCCTTTCTCCTAGAAGCctatctttccctctttctcttacagaCTAAAAATCGAACGGCATACGTCGAGGAGGAGTTTAGCTCCCTCCATCTTCTTCCATCCCTCAATCTAGCATGATCGATTCCTAGAAACCAATCGAATTTGGTGGAAAAATTGCTTAGTACTCATCTCGCACCCGTTTCTATCTTAATTTCGCAATCGTCTTCCTCGAAAAAGTTAaactcgatttttctttctttctttctttctttctttatctcttttttcaagaCCAGCTTATAAGACCagcttaatttcattttcgtttttctctccttgttaatctttttcttctcctttctctacTTTCCTTTTCAGATAGTAGATACGAAATCTTACGCAAATTCCTCGGAAGATCGTGAACGATTTGTTACCATCGTCTATACTTTGCCGAGAGCGATCGAATCtaggaaatggaaaaaaacaattttcgaTCGACGTATATTATCTTGATCGAAATTgaagcaaaaaaaggaaagaaggaagtgAAGGTTCAGAATTTCATCGTCGACAGAAGGGGCCGTTCATTCTAGGCGAAAGTAGACCGAGCGAAATCCGGTGGAAATACTGCCTAAGCCATGGAAATCGATACGGTTACACGATTACCGTGTTCGCGGAACGACGAGGATATTCGTCGTCGGTCTTCGGCCGTGACGGCACGTCGAATTTCAAAACGGATAACACACAGAACGAAGAGCCGTGTATAGGAGAGCCGTGAGCTAAAAGCTCGCAAGAGCTCCAACGAGAATTCTTCTCGTAGGGTCggtctctccctctttcttgtGCAAACAGCATCTTCCAAGTACCTGAGCCATGCCAATAGAGAACGACGatgttgagagagaaagagaaaaagaaggaaagaaagaaagcgagagagagagagagagagaagccgtAGGTGGATGAAAACGTTCGATCCACAGGGCCAACCATTCCAGCTGCCTCCCCCTATGAcgcattctttctctttctctcttttttaaccgTTTCGAGGACATTTATACTAAATGTCATCCTTTTCCCATCTAGCCGTTCGACCATCACCAGCTGTTGCAAACTTAAGCTCTCCGTCCTGGAAAATTACAACGAGCTAGGAATATAAGGTTGACGAGGGTGTAACATTAAGGAGAGTAGGATTCAAATAAGGGCGGGTGTGTAGGAGTACCGACAACTTTACGATTACCTTTTCACGAGACCGGAATGAAGAGGTTCGAGGCGTCGAAAGGAGAAATCGATTCTCCGAACGAACGACGCATTGGCCGATCAGAGAAGCCGTTCTCGATCGTCTAGCTTTGGGGTAGGAGAGCGTGATAACCGGGTGTCTCGTAGAAGCCCGCCGCTTGAAGAGCATGCAACGAGGTCGCGTGATGCCTGTGTATCGCACCGGCGTACACGCTAGAAACGGCACTGGACGTGACGCCGTTGGAAGCACTGATGGTGGACGAGTTtatggaagaggaagaagaggaagccTGCTGGCCGAGATGCGACGTTGTTCGCGACAACAACGTCGAGGATGGTCGCCTGTAAGGATGATGCGCTAGGACGGACGCCGTGACCGAACGATGATGAGACGACGAGTTCGAGCTCGTCGATGCGCTATACGCTTGTTGATAACTTTGCCGTAGGATACCGGACACCGAAGTGGTCGTTGACGTGGcagacgaagaggaggaactTCTGTCGCTTTGGTGAGGTTGCTGTTGATGAAGTTGATGCgtacgatgatgatgatgttgttgctgttggacctgttgctgctgttgttgttgctgccgATGCTGATGGTTATGGGCTCGCATCGCACGGAAGTAGTGTTGATAAATACCTGATATAACTGCCTTTTCGTCGGCAGAAATGAGGTCGGAAGTCGAGGTGGTCGGCGTGATGGAGCTTTGAgattgttgctgctgctgctgttgttgttggtgATGCGGATGAGTTGGGTGAGTTCGATGCTGAGCGTGATGGAGCGcgtgttgctgttgctgctgatgTTGGTGACGgcgttgctgctgctgttgttgttgttgttgttgttgttgttgttgagcCTGCTGTTGAGAGACCGCAGCAGCGGCATTGAGAGCGGCTCGATAGGAGGCAGCCACGGCGACCGAGGACATCTGCCCGTTGGTCGAGGATATCAGGCTCGTCCCAAGAGACTCGGTACTCGGTGCGACCATCGCGGCGGTACACGCGGAAGTCGACGAAACGGTGGAGGTAGAGACGGAGGATACGACGGTGGCTGCTACCGAGGCAGCCGCGACTGCCGAGGTCGCCGAAGAGGCGGTGGTACGCCTGGAGATCCTTctcgaggaagaggaggaggatatCGAGTGTGTGTTGCTCGGAGGTGGTAAATTGTTGACGAAGggacttcttctttctcgttcggcTCGTCGATAATAACAAGGGTGTATCATGAGCAAGGGTTCGCCACCACCGGGCGGTGGCTTCGCTTGGCTCGGTAGCTCATACTCGACGCTGCAATCGACGTGAAGTGGCTGGGAATAGTCCTTGTAATCCTTGTAAGTGGTTACGGCTACAGCCGCGGCCGCTGCGGCCGTCACCGCGGTGCCGGTACCACCGCTCGCGGCGGCCGAGTTCGAACCGGGTCCGTTGGCGGCAGCAGCGGCAGCAGCTGCGGCCACGGCGGCGGCTGCCGCGGCGTCGAGGATACCGCTCGAGCCGGCCGGTAGGACCGTCTGCCCGGGTGTACCACAGTTCGAATTAACGgcatgatgatggtgatgatggtgatggtggtgatgatggtgatggccGTGACCGTGCATCGTCGTGCCACCCACCACCGATTCCTTTTCGTAGCAGGCGGCGGCCATCTTGAAAAgggggagatagagagaaggatatcTCTATCTGGAGGAGCTGGAAGAGgctagaaaatatatatatatatatgacaggGGGAAAGGACAATGCGTGCTCGctggcgcgcgcgcgcgcgcgtcccTTTTCTCGTCCTCGTTCGCTATGCTCTCATCGTGTCGGGGAGGAACAAActtcgtctcttctcttctctctttctctttttcctttcctctcttcctcttccggTGTCACCTTCCGCGCGTAGTCCACCGAGGCACCCACAAAGGCACCCTCCGCCCACGCTGCCCGCTTAATCCTTGCGGAATCGTCGTGGCCGTAACGATTACGATACCAACGACTAcaaaaacgacgacgacgacgacgacaatgacaacgacgacgacaacgacgacgacgacgatgccgAGACTCCCCTCGGCGAAGGAGGTGGAGAGGTACGAAACGTCGTTTCCTCggttctctcgttctctcgtctCTCAGGATGCACGCGAGTGCGACAATGGTGACGACGATAGTGATGCCAATGATGacaacgatgacaacgacgtaGACGACAGTAAAGTCGGATCTACGTCACGTCGGGAGGGTGATACCCAAGGGTTGGACCAACAATGTATATCCAACTCCGAGGAAAGCCCTCCTCTTCGTGGGAACTTCGATTTACCAAGCCGGTACATGCGTTATCGCatattcgacaaaaaaaaattcgcgtTTCGAAGGAGAGAACCAATGAGAAAGTGagcctatctctatctctctccggTCCTTTCCTCTTTGCCTCGCCCACTGGCGATCCAACGCCACGTTcttacgttttcttcttctttttcttcttcttcctcctcttcttctccttcttctttctcctccttctttcttctagcgctctttctccttccaacgattctttctttttttctcaaagagACCCTTCACCGTTTCGTCCAGACGAGAGCTTTGTACCAGCCTCGAGCATCTCGTCTTCCTTCGTCTTTGTCCTCGCGAAAGatcgttctatctctctctctctctctctctctctctctctctctctctcgctctctcggtATAAAACTCCGAACCGCGCAGCGCTCTTCCTTCCGCCGGCTGATTCCCACGGCTCTTCGACGAGACGTTTTATCCGTCGGCGCGGTCCGTCGCGACGACGTCGGCCGACCTTCGGCGAGACGAGCCGAGAGGAAAGACGAGACGAATAGGGCGTAGCGTTCGTTTACGCGAGGGGGCGATCGTGCGCGCGTCTTCCTTCGCGATGCGACCGTATTATCGACGATGCTTGCGAACCTACTAAACcgcccttctttctttctttcttcctttctttcttccgtatctcttttccacttttttaCTTTACCTTCCTTGTCGTGTTACGACAACGATCGACATTGAAAAAGGACAATGTCCTATAATGATTGACGTTCTCCTTCTtgttatatctttcttattattattgttaattattacttatccGACGACTCCGATTTGCTTGAACATTAGTGTAACGTCGAAatcgtttgtttcttcttcttcgtcgtcgtcgtcgtcttcgtcgtcgtcgtcgtcgtcgttgtcgtcgtcgtcgtcgtcgtcgtcgtcgtcgttgtcgtcgtcgttgtcgtcgtcgtcgtcgtcgtcgtcgtcgttgtcgtcgtcggcgtGTCGTCGTTACTCGGCTATTGTCGTTTTGCACACActcgcacacacacgcacacgacGTAACACATAGAGGCACACATAGACACACTCTCCCGCGTGTGACAGCGCATAAACGCGGCTGCGAACGATGTCGCACATCCGTCTCTTTTCATGTGTTAGCAGCACGATTCTTTCGTACCACGATCGTCACGCGCTGACTGCCGTCCTACGACTGAGGGACACGGTCTTTCCTAACCCGTGCCATTGATACTGTACCCCCTATCTTTTCGCAACGCCCTCTTCCTTCCCTCGCTTATACTCCTGTCTATCCCGCAAACAGTCGATCCATGTGTCATACAACGATTAAACTTCGCTACTTCAAACTATCCGGGTATATATACCTTCAAATCCattcttcaattttatctCTTAATCTTTTTCGGGTAAGACTGcaaattattttcctattaGAAAGGTATTTTTAAAGCTCTGTCAAAATTTTaaactttctcttctctttcagaTAAATCTCGTTTTTGTTCTCTTCCAAgcttaatttctttcttgaattgatttatcgaattttatatGGAATCTATATTCTTCTGTAGTTATTTGCTTTATATTATGAATTGTGAAATTTATCGTTCGTAGGAATTTTTCCAAACGGAAAGAACCTCCtgtacttcttattattttgattttttatgatttacaTTCAACGATTTACTTGCTTCGTATCGTGCCGAAAGAAAGTTTCtacgttgaaatttttaaaagtgtGCTCTTACAATTGGTGGATCTTTTCACTAGACCAATGAAGATGATGTATTACCTTAAATGGCTATTGTAATTTTGATtggttattttttatttatctgtgaTAACGAGcccattaatttatatttattaatggtaatttatttttgacgTCATCACATATCATATTGTgtataaagattatatatatttttttcatctttactGCTGTTCAACTTTTTgatatcttttaattcttctttctgcAAATcgttatataatgaaatatttactactaatacatattttattttttaaatatatcctcGAATTAGTAAAGTCATAATTATGTACAACGATATATTAATCACTTCAAGTTgctgaatatatttaatgtcgtaaaagaaatttccTACTTTATCGTCCTCTGTGTATTACGTATGATGTCAACACGTGGTCAAACTGCAGCGCGAGTTTAATAAGTTTGTTTtccgttatttatttatcatgaCTTCGACTTCGACAGAAGTAGATGtagatgaagaaaatgaaaagaagtgTAAACATTTTCATGAGTTTGGATTAGATGATAGAATTTTAAAGGTAAGCCTAATGAAATATGGGAAATGCGTTATAGaggttatatttaatttactgcaatttaaacatttctacAGTGATTTAAATGGTAGGTTTCTTAATACGTGATATTTCTTGCGTATGTTATTTGTAACGTTTGATTGTATTTGTTATAGGCTATTGCTAAATTAGGTTGGTTAGAACCTACACTTATACAAGAAAAAGCGATACCATTGTTAATAGATGGGAAAGATGTTTTAATCAGAGCTAGAACTGGTTCTGGTAAAACTGCTGCATTTGCAATTCCattgatacaaaaaatattatctaataaaCAAACtcaaacaaaacaagaaattaaaagtttGATCCTAACTCCAAGCAAAGAACTTTGTAAACAGATCTATGAAGTACTCGTGGATCTAACCATAAAATGTAGCAGAGATGTACGATCTATTGACATTAGTCCACAGATTAGTTTAGATGCtcaaaaatcattattaatagaaatgcCTGATATTGTTGTGTCTACGCCTAGTAGATTGTTGCAACATTTAAAAGCAGGGAATCTTTCTTTGAAACATAGTTTAGAAACGTTGATAATCGATGAAGCCGATTTGGTAAGAGA harbors:
- the LOC127062832 gene encoding centrosomal and chromosomal factor-like, whose translation is MAAACYEKESVVGGTTMHGHGHHHHHHHHHHHHHHAVNSNCGTPGQTVLPAGSSGILDAAAAAAVAAAAAAAAANGPGSNSAAASGGTGTAVTAAAAAAVAVTTYKDYKDYSQPLHVDCSVEYELPSQAKPPPGGGEPLLMIHPCYYRRAERERRSPFVNNLPPPSNTHSISSSSSSRRISRRTTASSATSAVAAASVAATVVSSVSTSTVSSTSACTAAMVAPSTESLGTSLISSTNGQMSSVAVAASYRAALNAAAAVSQQQAQQQQQQQQQQQQQQRRHQHQQQQQHALHHAQHRTHPTHPHHQQQQQQQQQSQSSITPTTSTSDLISADEKAVISGIYQHYFRAMRAHNHQHRQQQQQQQQVQQQQHHHHRTHQLHQQQPHQSDRSSSSSSATSTTTSVSGILRQSYQQAYSASTSSNSSSHHRSVTASVLAHHPYRRPSSTLLSRTTSHLGQQASSSSSSINSSTISASNGVTSSAVSSVYAGAIHRHHATSLHALQAAGFYETPGYHALLPQS